The following are from one region of the Platichthys flesus chromosome 2, fPlaFle2.1, whole genome shotgun sequence genome:
- the sp1 gene encoding transcription factor Sp1 isoform X2, with the protein MSNQQQGEMAAVGSGGGFSQKRNTNSQDSQQPSPLALLAATCSRIDTPGENDSPNDHQQQQNQQQQLDLNQGVFTSSANGWQVVPLSVQTSSGTNTVTDTQVVMTDCKSRQVLSQSVAAVCTQGQQQQQPQQYVLAQAPSMQGQQLLTTLSGVMPNIQYQVIPQFQTADGQALQFAHAQQDSGVSAGGHGQQFQIVSSPNGQQIITTSNRVGAGGNIITMPGLLQGAIPIQNISLGNGVLQNQPQFLANMPVSLNGNITLLPVSTGASAGGDANGGGDTGGGQLVQQQSQQPVSTNSGVSYMTSATTVNAQTSSYGMTQTHNSNGVVTGTYQHNTASLGVPIQPDNRDGQQPQQILLQPQHVLQGGTQLQTIQAGALTTAGGQVFAAPTLSQEGLQNLQIMPNTGPILLRTVGPNGQVSWQTIQIQSPAGAQITLAPMQSLPQLGHTQGSGGAGGVSVNTVQIPGIQTINLNTLGGSGLQMHQLQGVPITIASSAGDQALQAGGDSLDDSTAMDDEDISPQPQGRRNRREACTCPFCKDGEGRDPTKKKQHICHIGGCGKIYGKTSHLRAHLRWHTGERPFVCGWSFCGKRFTRSDELQRHKRTHTGEKKFICSECPKRFMRSDHLSKHIKTHLNKKAVVATTSNSSLSADAGSPAAGTEAGSGAVSANDQHTIVTMETLSAESIARLASSGINMMQVDLHQINGNSF; encoded by the exons ATGAGCA ATCAGCAGCAGGGTGAAATGGCCGCTGTGGGGAGCGGTGGAGGCTTCAGTCAAAAGCGAAACACAAACTCTCAA GACTCACAGCAGCCGTCTCCGCTGGCCTTGTTGGCAGCCACATGCAGTCGAATTGACACCCCAGGAGAGAACGATTCGCCCAACgaccaccaacaacaacaaaaccagcAGCAACAGCTGGACCTCAACCAGGGTGTTTTCACCTCCAGTGCCAACGGCTGGCAGGTTGTCCCTCTCAGTGTGCAAACATCCTCAGGCACCAACACGGTCACCGACACTCAAGTAGTGATGACAGATTGCAAGAGCAGACAGGTGCTGTCACAATCAGTGGCTGCTGTATGCACTcagggacagcagcagcagcagccacagcaatATGTACTTGCTCAGGCTCCATCAATGCAGGGTCAGCAGTTGCTCACCACCTTATCTGGTGTGATGCCCAACATCCAGTACCAAGTGATTCCCCAGTTTCAGACTGCAGATGGCCAGGCCCTGCAGTTTGCACATGCTCAGCAGGACTCTGGAGTATCTGCAGGTGGACATGGGCAACAGTTTCAGATAGTGTCCTCTCCAAATGGCCAGCAGATCATAACCACATCCAACAGAGTTGGAGCAGGAGGAAACATCATAACAATGCCCGGTCTCCTACAGGGAGCCATCCCCATACAAAATATTAGCTTAGGTAATGGCGTGTTACAAAACCAGCCCCAGTTTCTGGCAAATATGCCTGTGTCACTGAATGGAAACATCACTTTGTTGCCTGTCAGTACTGGAGCAAGTGCAGGGGGGGATGCTAATGGTGGAGGGGATACAGGGGGAGGCCAGCTTGTACAACAGCAGTCACAACAGCCCGTGTCTACCAACAGTGGTGTAAGTTACATGACAAGTGCGACTACTGTCAACGCACAGACCTCGTCTTATGGAATGACTCAAACGCACAACAGCAATGGAGTCGTGACGGGGACGTACCAGCATAACACAGCATCTCTGGGTGTGCCGATACAACCGGACAACAGAGATgggcagcagccacagcagatCCTTCTCCAGCCTCAGCATGTTCTCCAAGGTGGAACTCAACTCCAGACCATCCAGGCTGGTGCTCTCACAACAGCAGGCGGTCAGGTATTTGCTGCTCCGACGCTCAGccaggaagggcttcaaaatcTTCAAATTATGCCAAACACAGGCCCCATCCTCCTGCGCACCGTGGGCCCAAACGGCCAGGTGAGCTGGCAGACCATTCAGATCCAGAGTCCAGCCGGAGCACAGATCACACTGGCCCCAATGCAGTCTCTCCCTCAGCTCGGTCACACTCAGGGAtctggtggagctggaggggtGTCCGTCAACACAGTGCAGATCCCAGGCATCCAGACCATAAATCTAAACACACTCGGAGGCTCTGGGCTGCAGATGCACCAGCTGCAGGGTGTTCCCATCACCATCGCCAGCTCAGCAG GAGATCAGGCGTTGCAGGCGGGCGGAGACAGTTTGGATGATAGCACAGCTATGGATGATGAGGATATAAGCCCTCAACCTCAAGGACGACGTAACAGAAGGGAAGCCTGTACCTGCCCCTTCTGCAAGGACGGGGAAGGAAG GGACCCAACTAAAAAGAAACAGCACATTTGTCACATCGGTGGCTGCGGGAAGATCTACGGCAAGACGTCCCACCTGAGGGCCCACCTCCGCTGGCACACAGGAGAACGACCATTCGTCTGCGGCTGGTCGTTCTGCGGAAAACGATTCACACGTTCAGATGAGCTTCAGCGTcacaagagaacacacacag GTGAGAAAAAGTTTATTTGCTCGGAGTGTCCCAAACGCTTCATGCGCAGCGATCACCTCTCAAAGCACATCAAGACCCATTTGAACAAGAAGGCAGTTGTCGCCACCACCAGCAACTCCTCGCTGTCAGCAGACGCCGGTTCCCCTGCGGCGGGAACAGAAGCCGGCTCCGGAGCAGTGTCGGCAAACGACCAGCACACCATTGTCACCATGGAAACCTTATCTGCAGAGAGCATAGCTCGATTGGCCAGCAGCGGAATCAACATGATGCAGGTGGACCTCCACCAGATCAATGGCAACAGCTTCTAA
- the sp1 gene encoding transcription factor Sp1 isoform X1, producing the protein MSNQQQGEMAAVGSGGGFSQKRNTNSQDSQQPSPLALLAATCSRIDTPGENDSPNDHQQQQNQQQQLDLNQGVFTSSANGWQVVPLSVQTSSGTNTVTDTQVVMTDCKSRQVLSQSVAAVCTQGQQQQQPQQYVLAQAPSMQGQQLLTTLSGVMPNIQYQVIPQFQTADGQALQFAHAQQDSGVSAGGHGQQFQIVSSPNGQQIITTSNRVGAGGNIITMPGLLQGAIPIQNISLGNGVLQNQPQFLANMPVSLNGNITLLPVSTGASAGGDANGGGDTGGGQLVQQQSQQPVSTNSGVSYMTSATTVNAQTSSYGMTQTHNSNGVVTGTYQHNTASLGVPIQPDNRDGQQPQQILLQPQHVLQGGTQLQTIQAGALTTAGGQVFAAPTLSQEGLQNLQIMPNTGPILLRTVGPNGQVSWQTIQIQSPAGAQITLAPMQSLPQLGHTQGSGGAGGVSVNTVQIPGIQTINLNTLGGSGLQMHQLQGVPITIASSAGDQALQAGGDSLDDSTAMDDEDISPQPQGRRNRREACTCPFCKDGEGSRDPTKKKQHICHIGGCGKIYGKTSHLRAHLRWHTGERPFVCGWSFCGKRFTRSDELQRHKRTHTGEKKFICSECPKRFMRSDHLSKHIKTHLNKKAVVATTSNSSLSADAGSPAAGTEAGSGAVSANDQHTIVTMETLSAESIARLASSGINMMQVDLHQINGNSF; encoded by the exons ATGAGCA ATCAGCAGCAGGGTGAAATGGCCGCTGTGGGGAGCGGTGGAGGCTTCAGTCAAAAGCGAAACACAAACTCTCAA GACTCACAGCAGCCGTCTCCGCTGGCCTTGTTGGCAGCCACATGCAGTCGAATTGACACCCCAGGAGAGAACGATTCGCCCAACgaccaccaacaacaacaaaaccagcAGCAACAGCTGGACCTCAACCAGGGTGTTTTCACCTCCAGTGCCAACGGCTGGCAGGTTGTCCCTCTCAGTGTGCAAACATCCTCAGGCACCAACACGGTCACCGACACTCAAGTAGTGATGACAGATTGCAAGAGCAGACAGGTGCTGTCACAATCAGTGGCTGCTGTATGCACTcagggacagcagcagcagcagccacagcaatATGTACTTGCTCAGGCTCCATCAATGCAGGGTCAGCAGTTGCTCACCACCTTATCTGGTGTGATGCCCAACATCCAGTACCAAGTGATTCCCCAGTTTCAGACTGCAGATGGCCAGGCCCTGCAGTTTGCACATGCTCAGCAGGACTCTGGAGTATCTGCAGGTGGACATGGGCAACAGTTTCAGATAGTGTCCTCTCCAAATGGCCAGCAGATCATAACCACATCCAACAGAGTTGGAGCAGGAGGAAACATCATAACAATGCCCGGTCTCCTACAGGGAGCCATCCCCATACAAAATATTAGCTTAGGTAATGGCGTGTTACAAAACCAGCCCCAGTTTCTGGCAAATATGCCTGTGTCACTGAATGGAAACATCACTTTGTTGCCTGTCAGTACTGGAGCAAGTGCAGGGGGGGATGCTAATGGTGGAGGGGATACAGGGGGAGGCCAGCTTGTACAACAGCAGTCACAACAGCCCGTGTCTACCAACAGTGGTGTAAGTTACATGACAAGTGCGACTACTGTCAACGCACAGACCTCGTCTTATGGAATGACTCAAACGCACAACAGCAATGGAGTCGTGACGGGGACGTACCAGCATAACACAGCATCTCTGGGTGTGCCGATACAACCGGACAACAGAGATgggcagcagccacagcagatCCTTCTCCAGCCTCAGCATGTTCTCCAAGGTGGAACTCAACTCCAGACCATCCAGGCTGGTGCTCTCACAACAGCAGGCGGTCAGGTATTTGCTGCTCCGACGCTCAGccaggaagggcttcaaaatcTTCAAATTATGCCAAACACAGGCCCCATCCTCCTGCGCACCGTGGGCCCAAACGGCCAGGTGAGCTGGCAGACCATTCAGATCCAGAGTCCAGCCGGAGCACAGATCACACTGGCCCCAATGCAGTCTCTCCCTCAGCTCGGTCACACTCAGGGAtctggtggagctggaggggtGTCCGTCAACACAGTGCAGATCCCAGGCATCCAGACCATAAATCTAAACACACTCGGAGGCTCTGGGCTGCAGATGCACCAGCTGCAGGGTGTTCCCATCACCATCGCCAGCTCAGCAG GAGATCAGGCGTTGCAGGCGGGCGGAGACAGTTTGGATGATAGCACAGCTATGGATGATGAGGATATAAGCCCTCAACCTCAAGGACGACGTAACAGAAGGGAAGCCTGTACCTGCCCCTTCTGCAAGGACGGGGAAGGAAG CAGGGACCCAACTAAAAAGAAACAGCACATTTGTCACATCGGTGGCTGCGGGAAGATCTACGGCAAGACGTCCCACCTGAGGGCCCACCTCCGCTGGCACACAGGAGAACGACCATTCGTCTGCGGCTGGTCGTTCTGCGGAAAACGATTCACACGTTCAGATGAGCTTCAGCGTcacaagagaacacacacag GTGAGAAAAAGTTTATTTGCTCGGAGTGTCCCAAACGCTTCATGCGCAGCGATCACCTCTCAAAGCACATCAAGACCCATTTGAACAAGAAGGCAGTTGTCGCCACCACCAGCAACTCCTCGCTGTCAGCAGACGCCGGTTCCCCTGCGGCGGGAACAGAAGCCGGCTCCGGAGCAGTGTCGGCAAACGACCAGCACACCATTGTCACCATGGAAACCTTATCTGCAGAGAGCATAGCTCGATTGGCCAGCAGCGGAATCAACATGATGCAGGTGGACCTCCACCAGATCAATGGCAACAGCTTCTAA
- the sp1 gene encoding transcription factor Sp1 isoform X3: MAAVGSGGGFSQKRNTNSQDSQQPSPLALLAATCSRIDTPGENDSPNDHQQQQNQQQQLDLNQGVFTSSANGWQVVPLSVQTSSGTNTVTDTQVVMTDCKSRQVLSQSVAAVCTQGQQQQQPQQYVLAQAPSMQGQQLLTTLSGVMPNIQYQVIPQFQTADGQALQFAHAQQDSGVSAGGHGQQFQIVSSPNGQQIITTSNRVGAGGNIITMPGLLQGAIPIQNISLGNGVLQNQPQFLANMPVSLNGNITLLPVSTGASAGGDANGGGDTGGGQLVQQQSQQPVSTNSGVSYMTSATTVNAQTSSYGMTQTHNSNGVVTGTYQHNTASLGVPIQPDNRDGQQPQQILLQPQHVLQGGTQLQTIQAGALTTAGGQVFAAPTLSQEGLQNLQIMPNTGPILLRTVGPNGQVSWQTIQIQSPAGAQITLAPMQSLPQLGHTQGSGGAGGVSVNTVQIPGIQTINLNTLGGSGLQMHQLQGVPITIASSAGDQALQAGGDSLDDSTAMDDEDISPQPQGRRNRREACTCPFCKDGEGSRDPTKKKQHICHIGGCGKIYGKTSHLRAHLRWHTGERPFVCGWSFCGKRFTRSDELQRHKRTHTGEKKFICSECPKRFMRSDHLSKHIKTHLNKKAVVATTSNSSLSADAGSPAAGTEAGSGAVSANDQHTIVTMETLSAESIARLASSGINMMQVDLHQINGNSF; this comes from the exons ATGGCCGCTGTGGGGAGCGGTGGAGGCTTCAGTCAAAAGCGAAACACAAACTCTCAA GACTCACAGCAGCCGTCTCCGCTGGCCTTGTTGGCAGCCACATGCAGTCGAATTGACACCCCAGGAGAGAACGATTCGCCCAACgaccaccaacaacaacaaaaccagcAGCAACAGCTGGACCTCAACCAGGGTGTTTTCACCTCCAGTGCCAACGGCTGGCAGGTTGTCCCTCTCAGTGTGCAAACATCCTCAGGCACCAACACGGTCACCGACACTCAAGTAGTGATGACAGATTGCAAGAGCAGACAGGTGCTGTCACAATCAGTGGCTGCTGTATGCACTcagggacagcagcagcagcagccacagcaatATGTACTTGCTCAGGCTCCATCAATGCAGGGTCAGCAGTTGCTCACCACCTTATCTGGTGTGATGCCCAACATCCAGTACCAAGTGATTCCCCAGTTTCAGACTGCAGATGGCCAGGCCCTGCAGTTTGCACATGCTCAGCAGGACTCTGGAGTATCTGCAGGTGGACATGGGCAACAGTTTCAGATAGTGTCCTCTCCAAATGGCCAGCAGATCATAACCACATCCAACAGAGTTGGAGCAGGAGGAAACATCATAACAATGCCCGGTCTCCTACAGGGAGCCATCCCCATACAAAATATTAGCTTAGGTAATGGCGTGTTACAAAACCAGCCCCAGTTTCTGGCAAATATGCCTGTGTCACTGAATGGAAACATCACTTTGTTGCCTGTCAGTACTGGAGCAAGTGCAGGGGGGGATGCTAATGGTGGAGGGGATACAGGGGGAGGCCAGCTTGTACAACAGCAGTCACAACAGCCCGTGTCTACCAACAGTGGTGTAAGTTACATGACAAGTGCGACTACTGTCAACGCACAGACCTCGTCTTATGGAATGACTCAAACGCACAACAGCAATGGAGTCGTGACGGGGACGTACCAGCATAACACAGCATCTCTGGGTGTGCCGATACAACCGGACAACAGAGATgggcagcagccacagcagatCCTTCTCCAGCCTCAGCATGTTCTCCAAGGTGGAACTCAACTCCAGACCATCCAGGCTGGTGCTCTCACAACAGCAGGCGGTCAGGTATTTGCTGCTCCGACGCTCAGccaggaagggcttcaaaatcTTCAAATTATGCCAAACACAGGCCCCATCCTCCTGCGCACCGTGGGCCCAAACGGCCAGGTGAGCTGGCAGACCATTCAGATCCAGAGTCCAGCCGGAGCACAGATCACACTGGCCCCAATGCAGTCTCTCCCTCAGCTCGGTCACACTCAGGGAtctggtggagctggaggggtGTCCGTCAACACAGTGCAGATCCCAGGCATCCAGACCATAAATCTAAACACACTCGGAGGCTCTGGGCTGCAGATGCACCAGCTGCAGGGTGTTCCCATCACCATCGCCAGCTCAGCAG GAGATCAGGCGTTGCAGGCGGGCGGAGACAGTTTGGATGATAGCACAGCTATGGATGATGAGGATATAAGCCCTCAACCTCAAGGACGACGTAACAGAAGGGAAGCCTGTACCTGCCCCTTCTGCAAGGACGGGGAAGGAAG CAGGGACCCAACTAAAAAGAAACAGCACATTTGTCACATCGGTGGCTGCGGGAAGATCTACGGCAAGACGTCCCACCTGAGGGCCCACCTCCGCTGGCACACAGGAGAACGACCATTCGTCTGCGGCTGGTCGTTCTGCGGAAAACGATTCACACGTTCAGATGAGCTTCAGCGTcacaagagaacacacacag GTGAGAAAAAGTTTATTTGCTCGGAGTGTCCCAAACGCTTCATGCGCAGCGATCACCTCTCAAAGCACATCAAGACCCATTTGAACAAGAAGGCAGTTGTCGCCACCACCAGCAACTCCTCGCTGTCAGCAGACGCCGGTTCCCCTGCGGCGGGAACAGAAGCCGGCTCCGGAGCAGTGTCGGCAAACGACCAGCACACCATTGTCACCATGGAAACCTTATCTGCAGAGAGCATAGCTCGATTGGCCAGCAGCGGAATCAACATGATGCAGGTGGACCTCCACCAGATCAATGGCAACAGCTTCTAA